The genomic DNA TTTTGAAGTTCCCGGATTTCTCTCCGCAGCTGGTCTTCTTTCGCATGGGCAGTAGAATCGACGATGATCTTGTCAATCTGTTCCTGTGTCAGGCCGGAGGCGGGATTGATCTGAATGCTCTGCTCCGCACTGGTTGCCAGATCCTGAGCCGAAACCTGGACGATTCCGGATGCGTCAATGGCAAAAGTTACATCGATCTGGGGAACGCCGCGGGGAGCCTGAGGAATACCCACAAGCTGGAACTTCCCCAGGGATTTGTTATCTTTTGCCATTTCCCGTTCCCCCTGGAGAACGTGGATATCGACCACGGTCTGGTTGTCCGCTACGGTAGTGAATATCTGGTTTCGCTTGGTGGGAATCGTGGTATTGCGGGGAATAATCCGGGTAAAGAGGCCGCCATGGGTTTCAATGCCGAGACTCAGGGGAGTAACGTCCAGGAGAATGATGTCGGTGACATCTCCCTGGAGGACTCCGGCCTGAAGCGCTGCGCCAACAGCGACGACCTCATCCGGATTGATCTCTTTGCTGGGAGCCTTTCCAAAGATTTCCTGGACCAGGGACTGGACCTTGGGCATGCGGGTCTGTCCACCCACGAGGAGAACGACGTCGATGTCTTCCGAAGACAATCCCGCTTCCTGGAGGGCATCGACACATGGCATTCTTGTCCGATCGAGAATGTCAGCAACGAGGTTCTCAAAAAACTCTCTCGTAATTTCTTTCGTCAGGTGTTTGGGCCCATCTGCATCCATCGCGATAAAGGGCAGGTTGATCGTTGTGCTCGTCTCATAGGAGAGTTCGCATTTAGCCTTTTCGGAGGCTTCCTTGATACGCTGGAGTGCCATCTTGTCCAGACTCAGGTCGATTCCGGTTTCAGCCTGATAGGTTTCGATCAGATAGTTCATCAGACAGATATCCAGATCCTCTCCACCCAGGAATGTATCTCCGGAAGTCGATCGAACTTCGTATACACCTTCCCCGACGGTCAGGATCGACACATCGAAGGTTCCACCGCCCAGATCGTAAACGGCGACCGTTTTCGTACCTTTCTTTTCGACGCCATAGGCAAGACTGGCGGCGGTAGGTTCGTTGATGATGCGGAGAACCTCAAGACCGGCAAGCTTTCCGGCATCCTTCGTGGCCTGTCGCTGAGAATCGTCAAAGTGGGCCGGCACGGTGATGACGGCCTGCGTGATCTCTTCGCCAAGATAATCCTCCACGAACGACTTGATGTCCTGAAGGATAAAAGCGGAAATCTCTTCCGGAGAATAATCCCTGCTGTCGATGCGGACCCGGACGTCATTATTATCCGCCTGAACGATATTGTAGGGAGAAATCTTCCTTGCCTTTTCGATTTCAGGTGAATCGTACTTTCGTCCAATCAGACGTTTCACCGCATAGATGGTTCTTGAGGGATTCGTCAATGCCTGCCGCTTGGCAAGGTTTCCGACGAACCGGTCTCCGTCTTCGGTGAAGGCCACCATGGAGGGTGTGGTTCTTGCTCCCTCGCGGTTCGGAATTACTTTCGAATCTCCAACCTCGATAATGGCGGCACATGAGTTGGTTGTACCCAGATCAATCCCCAGCACTTTCGCCATTGGCTTCCCCTTTCTGGCCCGGAACGGGCATCAGGACCCTTACAAGTACGGGCCTCAGCAGACGATCATTCAACAGGTACCCCTTTTGAAACACCTCACCGATGGATGGTTCTTTTACATCACCCGACGGTTCTGAAGATACAGCTTCATGAACGTGGGGATCAAAGGCATCTCCCGGCTGAGTGATGATTTCCCGAACGCCCATTTTTTCAAGAAGATTGTCGATCTGTTTGAGGATCAACGTCACGCCTTCATGAAATGCCGCGACATCGGAACCCTCGGATTGAACCGCCCGGTGAAAATTGTCGACGATGGGTAAAAATTCACAGTAAAATGAAGTGAGTGCGAAACGTACCTGGTCCTCCCGGTCTCTCGCTGTGCGTTTCTTGAGGTTGTCCAATTCCGCAAGGGTCCGCAGGTACCGATCCTTCATCGTGTCCAGCTCCGCCTTTAATTCCGCACTGGAATCATTCGGAGAGTCGATGGACTCTGCCTTTCTTTCCTCGTCTTCTAATGAGAAATCATCCAGGCTTTCCCCGGTATCCTCGATGATGGTCACTTCGTCGTTGTTGTGCTTGTCATCCGTCATGGAGCTCCTCCTTTGAAGATGAGAGCTTTGTGTTTAAAACCTCCGCAGTCTCTTCGACCAGGGGGATGATACGTTCGTAGGCCATGGTTTTTTTGCCGATTACCCCGATGACACCGTGTCCTTCACGTTCTTTTCCATAGGAGGTGGCAATCAGGGAACAGGTGTTCTCTTCTGTGAACGGATCTTCAGAGCCGATAAAAATATGGGTTCGATCATCTTCAATGCATCGATTCAGAATGGACATGAGCTTGGTTCTGGAAGTGTTGGACACGTTGACTTCCTTGAGAATTCTCTGAGCTACTGGATCGTCCGGAATTCCCTCAACATGGATCTCTTCCCGGGAAGAGTTCATGAGGGAAAGCAGACGATCGGAAATTACAAGAGCACCCTGCAGTAAACTGCCGTCGCCAGATCTGGCTGTGCGTATCAGGGCGTGTAACTTTGAGCGAACCTGCCAGAGTGTCATGCCGGAATATTCAACCGTGAGATAGTTGGAAAAGGTTATCAGCTCTTCGCGAGTGAAACATTCTTCACAGGTGATGACTTTGTTCAGGATATTTCCCGATCGAGCCACCAGGACCGAGAGGATTCGATCTTCCCCGAGATGGATGAAGTTGATGCTTTTCAGGCGGATGTGACCAAAGTGGGGCGCGAGAACAACGCCCACGTGGTGAGTCAGCTTGGCCAGCATCCGGGGTGTATGTTGAATTACTTTGTCAACCTCTGCGTCCTTCATGTACAGGTGAGCGGGGATCAACGTGTCGGATCGGGCCGGGTTGCGAAGTAGGATTTCTTCCACATAGAATCGAAAACCCTTATCCGAAGGAAGTCGCCCCGCCGATCGGTGGGGCTGAAAGAGAAATCCCTGATCCGCAAGTTCCGCCAGAATGTTGCGAATTGTCGCGGAGCTCCAGGGACAATCCTTGAGTTTTGAAAGCGTTCGTGAGCCGACCGCTTCCCCGCTGGCAATATAATGACTGACGACCGCTCGAAGAATAATTTTCTCCCTTGCGGACAGGGTTTCACCGTTATCCATCAGCCCATTATAACATCAGGATCTGCCAGAACCTTCCCGAAATCCTCTCCCGCGTTGATCTTCATTGAAGTCATCCCGTCGGATGGGATACAATGAAGGGGAATCCAGATATACAGGGGGGAACGATGCATCACCATCTCAAGGCCGCGGACCCGGAAATTTTTGATGTCCTGATGCGGGAAACGGAACGCCAGCATGCGGGACTTGAACTGATCGCATCTGAAAATTTTGTGTCTGAAGCGGTCCTGGAAGCCATGGGGTCCGTTCTGACAAATAAGTATGCGGAAGGCTATCCCAAAAAACGGTATTACGGTGGTTGTGTTCATGTCGATGTAGCCGAAGATCTGGCCCGGGACCGTCTCATGACGCTGATGGGGGCCCCCCACGCCAACGTTCAGCCCCACTCGGGCACACAGGCAAATATGGCGGTGTATTTTGCTGTCATGGAGCCCGGCGATACGCTGATGTCCATGAGGCTGGACCACGGCGGCCACCTTTCTCATGGACACCCGGTTTCTTTCACGGGAAGGTTCTATAACGTAGTGCACTATGCCGTGGACGAGAAGACGGAAATCCTGGATTTTGATCTGATCCGCCGTCTGGCCGTAGAGCATAAACCGAAAGTTATCGTATGTGGATACAGTGCTTATCCGAGGACGATAGATTTTGGTGCTTTTCGGGCTATCGCTGACGAAGTTGGGGCCTACCTGGTTGCAGACATTGCCCATGTTGCCGGCCTGGTGGTTACCGGCAATCACCCCCATCCCCTGCCTCATGCGCACTTCGTAACCGGTACGACGCATAAGACGCTCCGGGGACCGCGGGGCGGGTTTATATGTGCCGCGGATGAGGAGCTCGGAAAGACCATTGACAAAGCTGTCTTCCCCGGTATGCAGGGGGGGCCGCTGATGCATGTCATAGCCGCCAAAGCTGTAGCCTTCCATGAAGACCTTCAGCCTGAATTCAAGCAATATAGCAAGCAGGTTATTGCCAATGCACGGAAGCTGGCCGAAACCCTTACGGATCAGGGAATCCGTCTTGTCTCTGGCGGCACGGATAACCATCTCATGCTGATCGATCTTCGGCCTCAGGGGCTGACCGGAAAAGAAGTGGAAAAATTTCTGGGTCAGGCGGAAATCACAGTAAACAAGAATACGATTCCTTATGACCCGCAAAAGCCTTTTGTCACCTCCGGCGTTCGGGTGGGTGTACCCGCGGTGACGACGCGCGGCATGGGGGAGAAAGAAATGGAAACGATCGGAAAGCTACTGGCAGAGGTGATTCATTCCAGGGGGGATGAAAGTGTGCTGGCCTCTGTGAGGAATCGGGTCGGTGAGCTTGTCGCAGCCTTTCCTCTCTATCGGGAACGGCGCGAAGCCCGCTGACTTCAGAGTATCCATGCCGGAAGCTCGTTTAATTGCCATTGACGGTCCCATCGGTGTAGGGAAAACCACGCTGGCCAGAAAATTTGCCCAGGCTCTGAAGGCCGTTGCCGTGCTTGAGCGGACCAACGACGGTCTGTTAAAAGATTTCTATGGGCAGAATCCCGGTTCCGATGTTGCCATTCAATTTGAATTTTTGTACAGTCGGATGGATCAGCAGAAGGAAATCAAAGCCCATCTTTCCCGGGGGAGATCCGTCGTAACCGATTACACGTTCCCGAAAAACCTGATCTTTGCAGGACTTAATCTCCGGGAGGAAATCAGGGATGTTTACCTGAAGTATTACAACCTTTTCTCCCCGAACGCAGCGAAACCGGATCTGGTCATCTTCCTGCAGGGTTCTCTCCCGTCCATTCTGAAGAGGATCCGCCGCAGAGGCAGACCCTTTGAAAAGAAGATCCGTCAAAATTACCTTCAGTCCGTAATCGACGAATATGGGAAGCATCTTTTTTCTGATCCCCCGGACCGGTTACTGATCATTAACACCGATGATATCAACGTTGCTGATGTGCGTGGCGACGTTGATGACCTGGTCAGGGTGGCCCTCGACACACCGCCTGGTGTAAACTATTACCATCCACCGGGATCCCTCCGGGACCCGGATGGACGCTGAATAGATCCAGTTTTACTCTTCAGGAGGCACTTATGAGCGATAAAGCCAAAGTGACCGTCCCCGCGTTTCGTCTGTCCAAGGGAAGCAGACGACTCTCCATGGTCACAGCCTATGACACGCCCTCTGCGCTTGCCTGCGATGGAGCGGGTATCGATGCAATCCTGGTCGGCGACAGCCTGGGTATGGTGATTCTGGGCCATCCAAGCACTCTCCCGGTGACCATGGAAGATATGGTCCACCATCTGCGGGCCGTGCGTAGCGGGGTGCACAGGGCTCTTCTTATTGCCGACATGCCCTACCTCTCCTATCATGTCAGTCTGGAGGATTCCATCCGCAATGCGGGAAGGATGGTACAGGAGGGAGGAGCGGAAGCTGTAAAAATTGAAGGTGGAAAGAAGAGAATCCCGGTAATTCGCGCCCTTCAGGATGCGGAAATTCCTGTCATGGGACACCTTGGGCTGACG from Thermoanaerobaculia bacterium includes the following:
- the dnaK gene encoding molecular chaperone DnaK, with product MAKVLGIDLGTTNSCAAIIEVGDSKVIPNREGARTTPSMVAFTEDGDRFVGNLAKRQALTNPSRTIYAVKRLIGRKYDSPEIEKARKISPYNIVQADNNDVRVRIDSRDYSPEEISAFILQDIKSFVEDYLGEEITQAVITVPAHFDDSQRQATKDAGKLAGLEVLRIINEPTAASLAYGVEKKGTKTVAVYDLGGGTFDVSILTVGEGVYEVRSTSGDTFLGGEDLDICLMNYLIETYQAETGIDLSLDKMALQRIKEASEKAKCELSYETSTTINLPFIAMDADGPKHLTKEITREFFENLVADILDRTRMPCVDALQEAGLSSEDIDVVLLVGGQTRMPKVQSLVQEIFGKAPSKEINPDEVVAVGAALQAGVLQGDVTDIILLDVTPLSLGIETHGGLFTRIIPRNTTIPTKRNQIFTTVADNQTVVDIHVLQGEREMAKDNKSLGKFQLVGIPQAPRGVPQIDVTFAIDASGIVQVSAQDLATSAEQSIQINPASGLTQEQIDKIIVDSTAHAKEDQLRREIRELQNRLEGLYYTNDRVFREFGNLLEETERRQTEEILKDSRDHLAANSRATLNEHIDKMRIVGQILTKVMLYKPAGGEEGPAGS
- a CDS encoding nucleotide exchange factor GrpE, coding for MTDDKHNNDEVTIIEDTGESLDDFSLEDEERKAESIDSPNDSSAELKAELDTMKDRYLRTLAELDNLKKRTARDREDQVRFALTSFYCEFLPIVDNFHRAVQSEGSDVAAFHEGVTLILKQIDNLLEKMGVREIITQPGDAFDPHVHEAVSSEPSGDVKEPSIGEVFQKGYLLNDRLLRPVLVRVLMPVPGQKGEANGESAGD
- the hrcA gene encoding heat-inducible transcriptional repressor HrcA, with protein sequence MDNGETLSAREKIILRAVVSHYIASGEAVGSRTLSKLKDCPWSSATIRNILAELADQGFLFQPHRSAGRLPSDKGFRFYVEEILLRNPARSDTLIPAHLYMKDAEVDKVIQHTPRMLAKLTHHVGVVLAPHFGHIRLKSINFIHLGEDRILSVLVARSGNILNKVITCEECFTREELITFSNYLTVEYSGMTLWQVRSKLHALIRTARSGDGSLLQGALVISDRLLSLMNSSREEIHVEGIPDDPVAQRILKEVNVSNTSRTKLMSILNRCIEDDRTHIFIGSEDPFTEENTCSLIATSYGKEREGHGVIGVIGKKTMAYERIIPLVEETAEVLNTKLSSSKEELHDG
- the glyA gene encoding serine hydroxymethyltransferase produces the protein MHHHLKAADPEIFDVLMRETERQHAGLELIASENFVSEAVLEAMGSVLTNKYAEGYPKKRYYGGCVHVDVAEDLARDRLMTLMGAPHANVQPHSGTQANMAVYFAVMEPGDTLMSMRLDHGGHLSHGHPVSFTGRFYNVVHYAVDEKTEILDFDLIRRLAVEHKPKVIVCGYSAYPRTIDFGAFRAIADEVGAYLVADIAHVAGLVVTGNHPHPLPHAHFVTGTTHKTLRGPRGGFICAADEELGKTIDKAVFPGMQGGPLMHVIAAKAVAFHEDLQPEFKQYSKQVIANARKLAETLTDQGIRLVSGGTDNHLMLIDLRPQGLTGKEVEKFLGQAEITVNKNTIPYDPQKPFVTSGVRVGVPAVTTRGMGEKEMETIGKLLAEVIHSRGDESVLASVRNRVGELVAAFPLYRERREAR
- a CDS encoding deoxynucleoside kinase, with protein sequence MPEARLIAIDGPIGVGKTTLARKFAQALKAVAVLERTNDGLLKDFYGQNPGSDVAIQFEFLYSRMDQQKEIKAHLSRGRSVVTDYTFPKNLIFAGLNLREEIRDVYLKYYNLFSPNAAKPDLVIFLQGSLPSILKRIRRRGRPFEKKIRQNYLQSVIDEYGKHLFSDPPDRLLIINTDDINVADVRGDVDDLVRVALDTPPGVNYYHPPGSLRDPDGR
- the panB gene encoding 3-methyl-2-oxobutanoate hydroxymethyltransferase — encoded protein: MSDKAKVTVPAFRLSKGSRRLSMVTAYDTPSALACDGAGIDAILVGDSLGMVILGHPSTLPVTMEDMVHHLRAVRSGVHRALLIADMPYLSYHVSLEDSIRNAGRMVQEGGAEAVKIEGGKKRIPVIRALQDAEIPVMGHLGLTPQSVHALGGYRVQGREPGSAAHFVEAAVALQDAGVFAIVLEGMPDSVAAEITRNVNIPTIGIGAGPHCDGQVLVFHDLLGWAYGPLPKFVRPYADLKTILHEALVSYRRDVEEGVFPSGDESYGG